In Rutidosis leptorrhynchoides isolate AG116_Rl617_1_P2 chromosome 6, CSIRO_AGI_Rlap_v1, whole genome shotgun sequence, the DNA window ACTACCATAGTTATTCAGAAGGTTCTGCATCCATCTAATTTTGTTGGCAAGTTCCTCCAGGTCAATTATGGTCCAGTTTATTTTCATGGTTCCTCCAGGTCAATTATGGTCTAGTGTATTTTCATGCTTTATGTTTAAGAAGCGTTGAGAGGTGAACCAAGAGAAATCGAATCCTGATCCATGCCTAAAACAGGTACAGTTACAAACTTACAATCAAACATATCTAAAATTGGCATGCAATATTTAGAGATAAAACTGTTTATTAGCATGGGCTCGTTAGACCTAAAGTTACATTACGTACATGTAATAAGCAATTCCTCCTTTCTAAGGGCGTACAAACAACAATTGATCACATGCTTCAAAAAtattcagaaatttttttttaaaggtaCGAAGAATAAGAGAGCTTTTTTTAGATAAGAGAATAAGATAAAACTTGTTGAAAAGAAGCGTGATAACTATAAAACTAACAACTACAAGCATTGCCTTTCAagttaaatgataataatactaatcaacCGTCGTAATATTTTAGATAATTTACTTGCAAGAAGTCTCAAGTTCGAATCTTGTGGTGGCCAGGGTAAGGTTGGAAACAGCCAGAGAGGGTGTGCGTCCAGTAGAGTATGAGGTTGGATTACTCGCCTCCAGGTAACCCGAACAGGGATGAACCTTATAAACTTTATACTACCAGTTCGCAGCCAATTCTTTTTATATAGATTAAAACAACCAACGAAATGGAAAGACAAATTATATAAGAATTGCAAGCATTGGCCTACAAAGTTAGTTCACCTTGCTTTAATGGAAAAATAAGCCGTGCATCACATGATGTCCTACCATTCTGCATGTAAAATTTAACTTAACTAAGAACAAGGTTATACTAACAAAAGACTACAATAAAAAGACGTAATTTGTAAAAAATGGAGAGAGAAAGGCACCACGGTAGGCAAAGACCAGCCTTTTCTTTGGGACCATTCTAAGTTCGGCCGTAAATCCTTAACGAGTGCTTCAAGTGTCTCATTTTCCACCCTTTCGCCAGCTGGAGGCATTAGCAACTCAAATGGTGGAAACATGAATACAAATCAAAAGTCAGAACAGAACGATTACTGCAAAAAACTACAATATCTGTTCCATATGAGCAGTGCTGCAGAACTCAGAATTACTAATTACTCGACGTGTACTCGGTTTTTGCAACTCACGGATCACTCGCTCAGTCGGCCAAAACTCGGAAATACTCGAAAAATCGGACAAAACTCATAATAACTCGGAAAATCAGTCAAAATTTGGTCAAAACTAGGTCAagatcggtcaaagtcaaactttttcagcatccgagtactccccgagttgacGAGTACTCAGTAAAAAGTCGCGACTAGGTACTCACCGGGTagtgatttttgcaaccttgcaAATGAGTGATAAACAAACGTAGTCTGCATGCTTAGCGGTATATCATTCGTGGACCAACATAAGTCGTGGTTTATTTTTCTatgtattcatattcatattatatttATGGGACAAAGTACATGAGAGTACTAGGTGAGGttcataaatataataatattacagtaCTCACAAGGCTAAAATGCTAATTAGATCCTTATTTGTTCCCTTGTATCGTTATGGTTCGTTTTAGTGTGGGTTTAGTTCTTTTCTTTGTTTTAGCGGTTTATGTTTGTCTTATCGTAAGCTTGTTTGTTCGCTAGTATCGTTTAGTTGTTTGTTTTGGTTTCCTAGTTTTAGGTAGATTTCCCACAGAAGTTATTATATGAATCATATGTCTCACATAAAACATTAGATAAATTTATAGATAAACATGCCAACGAGGTTAAAAAGTCAAATTTTCTTTACCTTAACCTTGTCATCGCTCAACACTTCGACAACCCTTGCAGACCAATAAACACCGTCAGTATTCCAATCTACCTTATCACCAACCTTAAATGTACCATCAAATACAACACAAACTTCGGAAATTGAGTTAGCATCTGGCATTTCATCTTTTTTATATGTTAGCGGATAGCGAGGCTGCACCATTAGTTGTTTTTTAATGTTCCTTGACTTCCTGCCATAAGGAGGCACTTCGTATATCTTTTCCCAACTTATCTCTGCAAACACATTAACAATTCACATTATCTGAAATCTATGATTTTATAATAAAGCTTAAGAACCAGGAATCAAATGAGAGAACACAATCAACATAGAAAACTTATACTTAAACTTATACTTAAACTTACTACAAATATTATAGAAAACTTATACTTAAACTTCGATGCACCATTATAATCTAAAGCTAACtcaccttcttcttcaaaatcATAGTATTCCAGCTGTATCCTGTTCCTTTTCAAATTGATATCTCTGATCTGAATGACATTTTAGACATGGATTAATAGAATTAGAGTTTTGGTAAGCTCCATTCAGTAAGTACTTTAGAATAGCCTTTTTATAATTGCTCAACGGGCAGTCGCGCCTTCAGTTAAGCACTTTCCATGAACACTTAATTGAACTGTCACAAAATATTATGCTTTGGAAATTGCAAATAAGTTTGAAAACCGAAGGGTGGATACgagaattaataaatttatagagattatttacataaaatataaCCTATAATAACAAATTTTGGTGAAAAGACTGTTACCTAATGTATCTTACAGTATATTTTTAATGAAGTGCTTTCTTCCCTTAAACACACTTTTTTAGTTCCTAACTAGTTGCAACCACCGTACCGTCTTACTTGAATATATAACTCCAAAATTAGTTTTGCGTATGAACATACATGGCGAACAGGTCACAGCCCAAGCACAACCAAGTGTGCCACATCAGCCAAAGGTTGTGATTCAAACCTTATCAGAGGCATCGTAAGTTATTTCTATATCAAAGAAAAGAACAATATACCAATGATCATGAAACAATCATCCCAAACGCGTTCATACTTTTATGTTGGACATTTAAACATCATATCAAACATCAGATATGTCGTTAGTAGTATTACGACACATAAAGTATTAATCTAACCCATCATTCGTATTTTATTGCAATTGGTAGATATGGGAACAAAAAAAAAAGCTACCGAATCAATTAAATGAAAAAAATACCTTGCATCTGAACCAGACACCACGATATCCACTCTCAAATGATTTCGATTCCACAAGCTGGCCAACTTCAAACTTAAAACCACTCGGCATCTCCATTTTGCATCCCCGGAATTTTCTTAATCTAGAAAAATTAAATTATATCAGCAACTTTGAAATGCAAATCAAGTCTCTGATCCATGTATTCATGTAAAGATTATAGaacttaacaaaaaaaaaaactgaaaatagTCCAATTTAGGCGCTTTTCAACTACATCTGCATCCCATTAAATAAATACCCAAAAAAAATTACAATTCTAGGATATTCACATTGGATTGGGTATTTGGGTCACCTCTATCTTCAGCTCCTAAAAAAATTCAATGTCAAATCAACCTGATCCATAGCCTACAATTGGAGTCTTGCCAACATAGCAAATACACTCATACAGTCATGCGTGCTCTTTTTTAAAAGTTCCAAGCAAACCCAACATTTACGGTGAACAGACAATTAATTAagcaaataaaataaaacaagatgACTATTACATACAAAATGGTCTATTACAGCTAATTTAGGCTAACAACAAATCTATCTAAACTGTAAAACTAGAGATTAAAAGCACATACATGTCTTTAAAACTGCTGCTACTATTCTTGACCTAGCAATCACAAAATCACGCAATCAAATTGCTACATATATCTTAAAAAATAAGGTTATGCATATGTGCACTATAATTAGGTATCATAATAAGTAGTAGCAATTTAGGGTTTCGGTGAATTAGGATTTTGCGTTACCATTGAAAATGAAAATCGTACCtagaatattaaaataaaataaaaaataaaataaaataaaaaaaagaagaaaaaaaaggaaGTGAACCTCTAATCGCTCTTTTGAAGAGCACGGAAGAAGTGATTAATCGCGAATAGTATTTCTACTTACAGGACCATTTGTTACGATGGTGGTGGTTTGGTAGTGATGGTGTGAGTTGAAATTTAGGTGAGTTTGATCAAAAGGTTCTATTGAAATTTAAGTATTCAATACATCCATAAACACTTAATTGACTATTATGTACATACTTACAATAATAGAGGTTCAAGtccaatataaatttaaaattataattgtaagttttatggtaaaaagtgtgtatggatcaaaaactgATATGTGAGTATTAACTCCCGAAATTTAAAGGTCTGATAACTAtattttctaatcaatttttataattatttttaacgtgaatgaaaaaaaaaattacttttaaaGGTTGTTAAAGAGTTTGATAATCATACTTTCCAAacgatttttataattattttgggtgaataacctaaatgataaaaaattattttatta includes these proteins:
- the LOC139855635 gene encoding uncharacterized protein — its product is MEMPSGFKFEVGQLVESKSFESGYRGVWFRCKIRDINLKRNRIQLEYYDFEEEEISWEKIYEVPPYGRKSRNIKKQLMVQPRYPLTYKKDEMPDANSISEVCVVFDGTFKVGDKVDWNTDGVYWSARVVEVLSDDKVKIRKILVMQNGEFEWF